A genomic window from Flavobacterium johnsoniae includes:
- a CDS encoding PLP-dependent aminotransferase family protein has translation MKNSNYLYLQFADRIEKQIKSGLLNVGDKLPSIREVCAETGYSMSTVSKAYYEVESRSLIESRPQSGYYVSNISARVIPEPSASTPILTLENIDREDLVDLVYGDMRKKDITMLSLGFPSNELLPIAKLNKGMVQAMRQLPNSGTSYEEIEGNSNLRKEIARWSFTWGGSLTEDDIITTPGCISAISDCLLTLTKPGDTIITESPVYFGILQLARSLGLYVMELPTNMTTGIELEAVKKTLSTNKVKACVLMSNFSNPSGSMLPNEHKKEIVRLMDFYNVPLIEDDIHGDLYFGTSRPTNCKTYDESGIVLCCSSVSKTLAPGYRVGWVSPGKFKKEVLRTKLYHTISNSTITHEVVGDFLKNGRYENHLRKIRQILNRNCTNYINTVLESFPAGTKVSQPQGGFFLWVELDKKIDTAAFYNLALKHKISIAPGRIFSFQNQFSNCMRLSFGLPWSNELRIAIQTLGRLAKQL, from the coding sequence ATGAAAAATTCTAATTACTTATACCTTCAATTTGCTGACCGAATCGAGAAACAGATTAAATCGGGACTTTTAAATGTAGGCGATAAATTGCCTTCTATACGAGAAGTTTGTGCCGAAACAGGTTACAGCATGAGCACGGTTAGCAAAGCATATTATGAAGTTGAAAGCCGTTCTTTGATCGAATCTCGTCCGCAATCTGGATATTATGTAAGTAATATTTCTGCACGCGTAATTCCTGAACCTTCGGCAAGCACACCAATTTTAACTCTTGAAAATATTGATCGTGAAGACTTAGTTGATCTAGTTTATGGCGATATGCGCAAAAAAGATATTACGATGCTCTCGCTTGGTTTTCCGTCAAATGAGTTACTTCCGATTGCGAAACTAAATAAAGGAATGGTTCAAGCCATGCGTCAATTGCCTAATAGCGGAACGAGTTATGAGGAAATTGAAGGAAATAGTAATTTAAGAAAAGAAATTGCACGTTGGTCTTTTACTTGGGGCGGCTCTCTTACTGAAGATGATATTATTACAACTCCAGGCTGTATTTCGGCAATTTCAGATTGTTTATTAACGTTGACAAAACCTGGAGATACTATTATTACAGAAAGTCCGGTTTATTTTGGAATTTTACAATTAGCCAGATCTTTGGGATTGTACGTGATGGAACTTCCAACAAACATGACAACTGGAATTGAACTCGAAGCGGTTAAAAAAACACTTTCTACAAATAAAGTAAAAGCTTGCGTTTTGATGAGCAATTTCAGTAATCCGTCTGGAAGTATGCTGCCAAATGAACATAAAAAAGAAATTGTTAGATTGATGGATTTCTATAATGTTCCGTTAATTGAAGATGATATTCACGGCGATTTGTACTTTGGCACAAGCCGACCAACAAATTGCAAAACTTATGACGAAAGCGGTATTGTTTTGTGTTGCAGTTCAGTTTCTAAAACTTTAGCTCCTGGTTATCGCGTTGGTTGGGTTTCTCCAGGAAAATTTAAAAAGGAAGTCTTAAGAACTAAATTATACCACACAATCTCTAATTCTACAATTACACATGAAGTCGTTGGAGATTTCTTGAAAAATGGTCGTTATGAAAATCATCTTAGAAAAATACGTCAGATTTTAAATCGAAATTGTACTAATTATATCAATACTGTTTTAGAATCTTTTCCTGCTGGAACAAAAGTGAGCCAACCTCAAGGCGGATTTTTTCTTTGGGTAGAATTAGATAAAAAAATCGATACAGCGGCTTTTTATAATTTGGCGCTAAAACACAAAATTAGTATTGCTCCAGGAAGGATTTTCTCCTTTCAAAATCAATTTTCTAATTGTATGCGCTTAAGTTTTGGATTGCCTTGGTCTAATGAATTGAGAATTGCTATTCAGACATTAGGGAGACTGGCGAAACAACTATAA
- a CDS encoding bestrophin family protein translates to MLLKKRIPMKYVLGKIKVEIALVLAYTVLFEIFHHYFINLPVDIPIAIPTMIGTIISLLLAFKSNQAYDRWWEARIVWGAVVNDSRTLIRQVLTFYEDPDFSVEASEFKENFAKRQIAWCYSLGQSLRNRDAIAPLEGLMSEEEIKYIKNHQNVPNAILMLHARDLRNAKNEKRINVYQQVEIDNTLSRLCDEMGKCERIKNTIFPTTYSMYIRLTLCLFILLLPFGLTSVLSWFAIPLITAIGGAFFLIERMAIHLQDPFENRPTDTPVTTIANTIERNIKQMLNEYQSEFDILNEFELKDEPKKVEKGAYFVL, encoded by the coding sequence ATGTTGTTAAAGAAAAGAATACCAATGAAGTACGTTCTCGGGAAAATTAAAGTAGAAATTGCATTAGTGTTGGCTTATACCGTACTATTTGAAATATTTCATCATTATTTCATCAATCTTCCTGTAGATATCCCGATTGCCATTCCAACCATGATTGGAACCATAATATCCTTACTATTAGCTTTTAAGTCTAATCAAGCCTATGATAGATGGTGGGAAGCAAGAATTGTTTGGGGAGCAGTTGTAAACGATTCTAGAACTTTAATTCGTCAGGTTTTAACGTTCTATGAAGATCCAGATTTTTCGGTTGAAGCTAGCGAATTCAAGGAAAATTTTGCAAAAAGACAAATTGCGTGGTGTTACAGTTTAGGTCAGTCACTTCGAAATAGAGACGCAATTGCTCCTCTCGAAGGTTTGATGAGCGAGGAAGAAATTAAATATATAAAAAATCATCAAAACGTTCCGAATGCGATTTTAATGCTGCACGCAAGAGATTTGCGAAATGCGAAAAATGAAAAGAGAATAAATGTCTATCAGCAAGTCGAAATTGATAATACTTTGTCAAGATTATGCGATGAAATGGGAAAATGTGAAAGAATTAAAAACACCATTTTTCCAACCACTTATAGCATGTACATCAGATTGACATTGTGTTTGTTTATTCTGCTTTTGCCTTTCGGATTGACAAGTGTATTAAGTTGGTTCGCGATTCCTTTGATTACCGCAATTGGTGGAGCTTTCTTTTTGATCGAGAGAATGGCGATACATTTGCAAGATCCATTCGAAAACCGGCCAACTGATACACCAGTTACAACGATTGCAAATACTATAGAAAGAAATATCAAACAAATGTTGAATGAATATCAAAGCGAATTTGATATTTTAAATGAATTTGAATTAAAAGACGAACCTAAGAAAGTCGAAAAAGGCGCTTATTTTGTCTTATAA
- a CDS encoding EamA family transporter translates to MKTTKYYIAAISAFVTWGLFSLVLKPIHEYPSLDILFFRVFSCGILMLLIAFLFKRKQIKETIQIFKSLSKSERRKSILLNIGGSAFLMANWFTFIYVVNHVSVKAASLAYLVCPILTTLLAYFILHEKLLKTQWLSVGLSISGCLLLSYSDIMDMFFSIIIGLTYAAYLVSQRANRGFDKFIVLSFHITLAALVLLPFYPVFGGPVPTEFKFYLCIETIAIIFTIIPLFLNLYALSGINSSTVGMLLNINPMIAFGLAAFVFKENITPLQITAYGIIFTAVLVFNSHHIFAIKQKMTSISKGS, encoded by the coding sequence GTGAAAACAACAAAATACTATATAGCAGCAATCTCAGCCTTTGTAACTTGGGGACTTTTCAGCTTGGTTTTAAAGCCAATTCATGAATATCCTTCGTTGGATATTTTGTTTTTTCGAGTTTTTAGCTGTGGTATTTTGATGCTTTTAATTGCTTTTCTATTCAAAAGAAAACAAATAAAAGAAACCATTCAAATCTTTAAATCTCTATCAAAATCAGAAAGAAGAAAATCGATTCTTTTGAATATTGGCGGAAGCGCATTTTTGATGGCCAATTGGTTTACATTTATTTATGTAGTCAATCATGTTAGCGTAAAAGCGGCTTCTCTGGCTTATCTCGTTTGTCCAATTCTGACGACTTTATTGGCTTATTTTATTTTGCACGAAAAGCTTCTAAAAACACAATGGCTTTCTGTAGGTTTAAGTATTTCAGGATGTTTGCTTCTTTCATACAGCGATATTATGGATATGTTTTTTAGTATCATTATTGGTTTAACATATGCAGCATATTTAGTAAGCCAGCGCGCTAATAGAGGTTTTGATAAATTTATTGTATTGAGTTTTCATATTACTTTGGCTGCCTTAGTTTTATTACCTTTTTATCCGGTTTTTGGGGGACCGGTACCAACGGAATTCAAGTTTTATCTTTGTATTGAGACCATTGCAATTATTTTTACGATAATTCCGTTGTTTTTAAATTTATATGCACTTTCTGGAATCAATTCTTCTACAGTTGGAATGTTATTAAACATCAACCCGATGATTGCATTTGGATTGGCGGCTTTTGTTTTCAAAGAAAATATAACGCCTTTGCAGATTACAGCATACGGTATAATTTTTACCGCAGTGTTAGTTTTTAATTCGCATCATATTTTTGCTATAAAGCAAAAAATGACCTCAATATCCAAGGGTTCTTAA
- a CDS encoding HAMP domain-containing sensor histidine kinase, with amino-acid sequence MDIRKKITFNYVALSTFSTSLLCIIVFFLFRENNRYHFLKRLDDRSKIVSSIHFQKDPEKIRYYKNLKKNGLEELIEEEEYVLKINSENSFDYNTNLNLPNTFYTNILKTGKDSFERDNKYYLGQIFQENNQKYMVIVGARDRKGKDTTIYIVKIMLFGGIGFVILAFLLGRFLAKRVINPVARITKEVKRISASNLHNRLPEVKNSDEISDLTNTFNNMLDRLETSFEIQANFINNASHELKTPITTIIAEAEIMLLKEREVAEYVESLENIYSQASRLGNLTESLLKLTQTGYDGQKQVSDIARIDELLLDVKSDLDKIYPDNRVSVRLNFAPEDSNLLLLPCNKPLLELAINNIITNGVKYSDNNEVFVSLSANDEMIKITINDIGIGIPPEDIPHLYEPFFRGKIATKYIGYGLGLPLASKIIRMHQGELQVQSEQNKGTIVTIIFKKLNIKKSNV; translated from the coding sequence ATGGATATTAGAAAAAAAATCACCTTTAATTACGTTGCCCTTTCTACCTTTAGTACATCGCTATTGTGTATTATTGTTTTTTTCTTGTTTAGGGAAAACAATCGCTATCACTTTTTAAAGCGTTTAGATGATAGATCTAAAATCGTTTCTTCTATTCATTTTCAAAAAGATCCAGAAAAGATTAGGTATTATAAAAACCTTAAAAAAAATGGACTTGAAGAATTAATTGAAGAAGAAGAATATGTACTAAAAATTAATAGTGAGAACAGTTTTGATTATAATACTAATCTAAATCTTCCTAATACTTTTTATACCAATATTTTAAAAACAGGAAAAGATTCTTTTGAAAGAGATAATAAATATTATTTAGGTCAGATTTTTCAGGAAAATAATCAAAAATATATGGTAATTGTCGGAGCGAGAGATCGTAAAGGAAAAGACACAACTATATATATTGTCAAAATTATGCTGTTTGGCGGAATCGGTTTTGTTATTCTAGCATTTCTTTTAGGACGATTTTTAGCCAAACGTGTCATAAATCCTGTTGCGCGAATTACTAAAGAAGTAAAAAGAATTAGTGCTTCTAATCTTCATAACAGACTTCCAGAGGTTAAAAATTCTGATGAAATTTCAGATTTGACCAATACTTTTAATAATATGCTTGATCGATTGGAAACTTCTTTCGAAATACAAGCCAACTTTATTAATAATGCTTCTCACGAATTAAAAACGCCAATCACAACGATTATTGCCGAAGCAGAAATTATGTTGCTCAAAGAGCGTGAAGTGGCAGAATATGTTGAATCTTTAGAAAATATCTATAGCCAAGCTTCAAGATTAGGAAATCTAACAGAAAGCCTTCTTAAACTGACTCAAACTGGTTATGACGGACAAAAACAAGTTTCGGATATTGCTAGAATTGATGAATTATTATTGGATGTAAAATCAGATTTGGATAAAATTTATCCTGATAACCGAGTAAGTGTTAGACTTAATTTTGCACCAGAAGATTCTAATTTGCTTTTATTGCCTTGTAATAAACCATTATTAGAATTGGCAATCAATAATATTATTACAAACGGGGTAAAATATTCTGATAATAATGAAGTTTTTGTAAGCCTTTCGGCTAATGACGAAATGATTAAAATTACGATCAACGATATCGGAATTGGAATTCCGCCCGAAGATATTCCGCATTTGTACGAACCTTTCTTTAGAGGAAAAATTGCAACCAAATATATTGGTTATGGTTTAGGATTGCCTTTGGCTTCTAAAATTATTAGAATGCATCAAGGAGAGCTGCAAGTTCAGTCTGAACAAAATAAAGGTACGATTGTAACTATCATTTTTAAAAAATTGAATATTAAAAAATCTAATGTTTAA